The DNA sequence TAAATTCTTTAATATTCATTACATAATTTGGAATGCAACCTATAATTGCTAAGTTTGTGCTAAGGTCTACTTCAGCTGTTGCTATGGCTGCTTGTTGGTGATTATCCCATctatcatcatatatgtataCTAATGCTTTAGTTCCTACTTGTGCTCTAGTTAATCCTGCTATTCCGATTAATATAGTTCCTATATGAATTTGTGAATAGTTTGATTTTCTAAGTTGTTCTATTGCCGAATTactaagtaaatttagtataaCTTCTTTATCTATGCAACTTATTTCATATTGACTTATGCTACTTACTATGctatttctattttcaaatcttcctaattgatataaattatgtctattTCTTTGTGATCTTAAAAATCCATTTCTAAGAAAGTCTTGTGCCTCCTCTTCACTAGGATATATATCTTCCGTTCTtactatttcttttccttttcttctaaaGAGTTCCATTTGCTATTATCAAAAGggtctatttttctttttcttatattgcTTGTGCCTAATgttaaattttctaatttagtAACTAATGATGGTAGTAATGATGCTGATGTGCTATTTAAAAGTTGATTAATTTCTGCTATTTGTTCTTCTATGTGATCTATTTTTTCTGCTAAATTTATTATCAATTggataataatattattttgcCTTATGGGAATATTATTACTAGGAACACTTGTTGTAAAGTCTGAAAATCCTATTGGTTCTTCTTCTAACTCACTAACTTTTTTTAAtgctttgatgtaattattattatttctagaATCATTCATTAAATTAATAATCTATCTATTTTACTATGCAATTTTTCTATTTGCTCTGTTAATTCTTTTTGTACTAATTTAATTTTCTGTACTTCTATTTTCAGCTGTTCTACAATTTCTAAGGACTGCAATTCTACTTGCTTCGGCTTATTGTCAATGATGTCTACaagctcttttatttcttttctactaGGAAACCTTTGTATATTTCTATTATTATCTTCTAGTTGTGATTGTataaaacttaaattttgtctaattatttgtagggaatttttctgaaaataatcTAATACTTGCTGTAATTTCTGATTATACTGACTATGTTCTAATTTTATACTTTCTGCTTGGCTAATTATAAGGTCTATGACACTATTAATTAGTGGATGTTCTTCACTATGCAAAATATGCTTATTATTCTTATGtggaaaataacaaactaaagtaTTCTGATCTAGAGTGATCTTACGTTTTTGATGCTCTGTAATCTCTAAATTAAGATAATCTATCATAAAACAACAACAGATTTAAATATATGTAACAAACAGTTTAGATTTCAAGATAACGGAATCGTCTATTGGCCtccaatagtcgtctattgccccccaatacagggTCGGATTGTACTGACTCTTAATTACAGGTtcaaatttttcttgttttcttactAGGTGTGTTTATGACTTCTGTCCTCAAGGTACTTTactgatataactatactattaTAATGCTAAACTAGGCTCTGATACAAGATTTAAGGAGGTCTGTCCTAACTACACATATGCCAAAACATCTATTAAAGATTGAGTCTTGAACATGGACAAGAGCTTAAAACTGCATACAAAGCCAACCTATTGGGCCAAACAAGAGCAGAAACAGAGGTTCTTAGACTCAGAGGTTCCCTGACTAATTTTATTAGTTATCTTGGCATGCAAGTTAATTAAAACAGGAATCCTTAAAGATAATATGATCGTCCGTTTAGCAATATAATAGCATAATTATCTCAGTGTTTCCCTATTTTGGACTAGAAGTCTACTAAGAAAACCggaaaataaaaagtaagatGAACCTACTTGAACGTGCTAGTACAAACTGTACAGTCTTCTATGGAGTTGTAACAGAAAACACTGGTTGAATGCTAGTTTGCTTCACACGAACATGAATAAAGTGTCACCACAGCTACTGCTAATCATGAACAGCTACTGCTCCATATTACAGCTACAAATTATTGTTGTGGGTTATGTATGGATGATTGTGGTGTTAATAAGTAGAAAGTATATGAACAGATGATATTATGAACAAAGGGCTTTATTGATACTGAAAGTGTTTACAAAGGAAAGCAATGGGTACTgagattttttcttctctaacgTACTCCATCTGCTATCTATTTTACATCTTATACTAGTCTTCAGCTAGCTTTGTACAAACTCCACCGTAAGGTggtgattccagagaacaagtGGAAGAAGCATGCAAGTATGGACGACTTGTCATGCATAACTAGACAAAGAAACAtgcaaaaaagaacaaaatttttCTACAACTCTTTACACAAGGAGCTACCCAACAACTGTACATGCAGAAGtctacaaaaacaaaagttgCAACAGACTTTGAGAATATAAAACAAAGACACTCATGTGATGGGTATAGACAAGAAAGGTTACAGCTATGATGTCCATTTCCGGCATTTTGAAAATAGTTTGGGTGAGTGGGAATGACCCCCCTTGGTAAATGGGTGAACGGGCATTTCCCCTACGTGATAATTGACGCTGGATTCAGATGTTAATTCAGTTCTTACGGGCCACAGATGGTTCATAACGTTCCCGGATCGGTGGGCTATCTCTCTCATCACGAGACCCGACCGTCTAATACATGTAAGCTTTCAAGGTTGGAAAACCTTGGACCATTCCGCATTGCTCTCACATGGTAATTAGTTCTGGACTCAGATGTTAGTTGAGTTGTTACGGGCCTATGAATGGTTCATAATGTTTCCAGACCGGTGGGCCGTCTCTGTCCATCCAAATGCCAttgtttaaccaaaaaaaaagaaaagtctcTATCTATTGACTGTATGCAACGTGCAGTGGCGGATCTAGGATACAAAAGtcgtctaggctaattagaagtaCACTATTGCagacttaaaaaataaaagtgcaGAGTAAAGGAAACTTGACATCAACAGCATGACTTGAAAGTTGGAACCATCCTAAGCTAAGCTAGACACGTACGTTAATAGTAGTACTCTACAGAATAATACTCTGCAAACTTGTTTTACTCTCATTTTAGCCACTAGAGGTTTATATTTCCTATATAGACGAGGGCAAAGTGTCATATTTGAACAAACAAACAGCGGGTATCGGAAAAGAGAAGGAGAAATCAATCATAGACAGATTGATAGGATATGGATCTTAACGGTGCTGTTAATCCTCATAATCAACCAGAGTAAGTAGCTCGGTGTTTTTGTCTTTGCCGTTTATCTTCTTTCTCGCTAGTTTCTGCTTGTTTAGCAGAAGGTCAAGGCAGTCATTGGGGAGTCCATCGATCAAAGATGACCAGATCATCGAGCTCGTCTCCAACTGGTGCCGCACTGCCGTCAAGGAGATGAGGACACGAGGGCTTGAGTTAGTTGAGTAGctgcatataattttttttttttaggggctAGTATGGATTGAAGGGAAGTATAcatatacttgagagtttttggaCCAAAATTCTGTCTAGGCTGCAGCCCAGACAACCTTCCATGTGGTTCCGCCACTGGCAACGTGGCGATGCATCACTGGCCTAACGGTCTGAAAGCCTTATGCGGCGTCGTTTGTGCTAGTGGAAAGGTAAAGGTCTTTACTTAGGTCAAATCAAAATCACCGCCGGGAAAATATTCCCAAAAGGCGGCAATATTTTGGCGCCAAATTCATCATCTGCTTTAATAAAACTAAGCCGATTCGGCGGCTTTCGTCTTATGCATTTCTCTCCGAATCGGAAAAATGCAGCGCCAGAAATCGATCCTCTCCTTCTTCCGGAAACCCGCGCCTGACAAAAGCACCTCCACCGCCGGAGACGACGGCCTTGGAGTTAATCAGTTCGCGGCGAAGGAGCAGGAGCAGGAGCAGAAGCCCGTCGGATCCAATCAGCCTCCGGATCTCGAAGTTCGAGGAACCGACACTCCGCCTGAGAAGGTGCCACGTCAGATTCAGCCGGCGAATTCTGCGAGCCTGAAAGACTCTTCGCCTTTCTCTAGTATTATGCATAAGTTTATGAAGGTCGATGACACAAATAAGGCTTCTCAGAGCCACCGGTACTATTCATCATCTTCTCCAGTTAGATTAACAGTGATTTTTACTTATTTATCTGGTGAATCGTATATAAATACTTAGGGTTTGACGAATTGTTCAAGCTCATTACTGACACTGAAGCCTTGGGTATAGTAGTTGATAGCTGCATTTGGCTCTCTGATGTTAGATTTAGCTTTCTTTTGGATTTCTGCGAACAAATTTTCAATtctgttttgtgattttttgtGTAGGAATGAACCAAATGGTGGTTCCTCTAATGATTGTACGGTATCTGGTAAACTCAATGATACCAATTCCAGTAAGAAAATTAATCGAGGTGCTGTGATGCATATCGAAAGTGATGAGGACATTGCTGGACCAGAAACACCGGGGACACAACGTCTAGTTCCACGTATGAAGCGAATTCAAGAGGAGATTCCTAAGTCTGGGGATAAATTTGGGAGTTCTTTGCCAGATTCTAGCAAAAGATTGAAAGTTCTTGGGGAGCCAACAGTCTTAGACAAGAGCCATGGGGAAGCATCTGATATGGCTAGCAAGTTTGAGTGGCTTGACCCATCCCGAATCAGAGATGCAAATCGCAGAAGGCCTGGTGATCCTCTCTATGACAAAACATCACTTTTTATACCGCCTGATGCTCTGAAGAAAATGTCGGCATCACAAAGACAATACTGGGATGTCAAGTGTCAGTATATGGATGTTGTGATTTTCTTTAAAGTGGTAAGTTAGAACTGGTTGAACATTTATTCTTGAAGTGCATTATGTTTCTACTGGGAACCTCTGTAGCTTGATGAAATGCTGTGGCACCACATATTTAGTTTGACAATTGACAAAAGCAATCCATTTGTAGAATGAACaaataaagattttttttttctcccaaaAGACTAAGTAGATAACATTTTGCTGGCTAGAGGTTCATACTTTGTTCTTTGTCATGGGTTTTGGGATGATTTATTTTCTGCTCGAGATCTTTTAAAGAGAATATGGTGTAGAACAAAGTTGGTTTCTATTTGCAGAATTTATAGGCTCAATCTTGCTGTTTGCGCTATATCACTGTGACCTAATATGACGACGTGTGATCAAACACAGGGAAAGTTTTATGAGCTTTATGAACTAGATGCTGAAATTGGCCACAAGGAGCTTGATTGGAAAATGACCTTGAGTGGTGTTGGGAAATGTCGTCAGGTGACTTGAATCACTGATTGTTTTTATTTGTATACTTGTTCTGTCAACAAAGTATATGTTTATCTGTTGATCAGAATAATTTGCATATATTGATTTTCTCTGTGGTCAGGTTGGCATCTCTGAAAGTGGGATTGACGATGCTGTTCAAAAGTTGGTTGTCCGTGGGTATGTGATTGACTGGCCTTATTAACTTGATCATCATCTGCATCCTTTGTCGCAGGATGAGTTTCACTTCCTAGATTAATATATTAATACATCATAACTGACTTGTTCTTTGTTACATCTGCTGTCAAGGTATAAAGTTGGACGGATAGAGCAGCTGGAAACTTCTGATCAAGTAAAAGCCAGAGGTGCCAAAGCTGTAAGTTGACAATGCCaacttatataaattattttatttttttggttctgTAAAAAGTAGAGTAATCTTATTAAATCTTCTTTCATTTATACACTTCAATGATTAtttaggaatctacgcgtcgcATGGTCTGAATTTTAAACCTCCGTTTACAGGTAATTCCAAGAAAATTGGTTCAGGTAGTCACACCATCAACCACAACTGATGGAAATATTGGGCCTGATGCTGTTCATCTTCTTGCAATAAAAGAGGTTTGTGTCTTTATGATGTACTGAATTTTTCAACTTGCTCAAGTGTAGTTGCAAACTGAGATTTTTGCCACTTGCTATTTCATTTACTGTTCTTTTATGTCCTGATTGTGTTATTAGTAAGCTCAGTCTCATGTCATTGATACTACAGTTGAAATATGTTTACCTTGTATGTGTCCTTGTCCTAAAGCCACCAAACACAATAGTTATGCAACTCAGAGATGTTAAGAGAAAGCACCATAGCAGGCTCTTATTCTGTTAAAAACATGTCTTTCTTTACTGTTTCTCAATAGTTATATTATTCATCTTCAGAGTATCTTCATATGCTTTCTCTCATTAGTTTGTCATGCTTGAAGGATTTGCATTTCTTCTGTACATACCTATCTTCTGGCTACCAGAAACATGTTCTCAGAATTACTGTATTTATAATTCCCTTCATTTTTTATATTTAGGGGAACTCTGGGGTCGACAATGGTTCAGTTGTATACGGGTTTGCTTTTGTTGATTGTTCTGCTTTAAAGTTCTGGATTGGTGCTATCAGTGATGATGCTTCGTGTGCTGCTTTGGGGGCTTTATTGATGCAAGTatgctctttcttcttcttcttcgtcttacCTTGTGATTCTTGAATGAGTATTTTTGAAGGCTTGAGAACTTGTATTCTAATTGTCTTGATGTGATGTTAGGTGTCACCCAAAGAAGTTGTATATGAAAACAGAGgtacaccatttttttttttgcatgtcCTCTTGTTTTGCCGAAAATAGAAGTTTCATGAAATATTTCATATCTTGAAACTTTAATATGCAAATCCTTGCAGGGCTCTCAAAAGAAGCTCAAAAAGCACTGAAAAAGTACTCAACAGGTTTGAATATATCTTTTCTTTCCTAATTGAaaattcagagagagagagaggtgactCTGActgtttttgtttctcttgcAGGTTCTGCACTGCAATTGACTCCAGTGCAGCCAGTCAATGATTTTATGGATGCTTCTGAAGTTAGTAAATTGATTCAATTGAAAGGATACTTCAAAGGGTCTTCGAATTCATGGAATCATGGACCTGATGGTGTGGTACACCATGATATAACTTTACCTGCTCTGGGTACACTTATTGACCACCTATCCAGGTTGATGGTAAGCTCACTTGCATGTCTTTCATAAAATGAATACTAATCGAGAGCATCTATGTATGGCCACATGTTTATAATTGACACATTCCATTTCCCATACAGTTAGATGACGTTTTACGCAATGGAGATATATTACCTTACCAAGTTTATAAGGGTTGCCTCAAAATGGATGGACAGACGCTGATAAATCTTGAGATTTTCAGTAATACTGCTGATGGTGGTCCATCAGGCAAGTGTTCCCTTTTTTTGGCTTTGACCAGAATGTTCAAGTTTTTCAGGTTTATTGAACTAATTTCTGTCTTGGTTTCAGGTACGCTGTATGCATATCTCGATAACTGTGTGACTGCATCTGGTAAGCGGCTTTTGAGGAAGTGGATCTGCCATCCCTTGAAGTCTGTTGAAGCTATTAATAACAGGCTTAATGTGGTTGAAGATCTACTGGCACATCCAGAAATGGTGCCACTTATTGCTCAGTATCTCCGCAAGCTGCCAGACTTAGAGAGGTTGTTTGGACGGGTTAGAGCAACTGTTCAGTCGTCAGCTTCCCTCCTATTGCCATTATTTGGCAAGAAATTACTAAAACAGAGAGTAAGTCTTCTCTACTTTAATATGGATTTTTTTACTGAAACTTGATGGAACCTGGCAAATGTTTATCATTCGTTCAGAATTCTCTTGATTGCATTGCTGAGTTAAAtctctttgctttcatttttctaTGCATACAAGGGAAAGTGTTTAGGGTCTAGGCTCATAGAAGATATGTTACAACAATAGGAGAATATATTAACACCCCTAGTTGACATGAATTAGCAGCAATATCTAAGAGTATTGATGTGAAACAATTATAATACTTTTAGTGTGATACAGGTGAAAGTGTTCGGGACTCTTGTGAAAGGCCTCAGATTTGGACTGGATTTGTTAACGGTATTACAAAATGCAGGGCATATAATTGAGCTGTTATTAAAACTATTTAAAGTTCCACGTCTAAGTGGCAGTGATGGGCTTGATCAATATCTTAAGCAATTTGAAGCAGCTGTAGATAGTGAC is a window from the Rosa chinensis cultivar Old Blush chromosome 2, RchiOBHm-V2, whole genome shotgun sequence genome containing:
- the LOC112190849 gene encoding DNA mismatch repair protein MSH7 → MQRQKSILSFFRKPAPDKSTSTAGDDGLGVNQFAAKEQEQEQKPVGSNQPPDLEVRGTDTPPEKVPRQIQPANSASLKDSSPFSSIMHKFMKVDDTNKASQSHRNEPNGGSSNDCTVSGKLNDTNSSKKINRGAVMHIESDEDIAGPETPGTQRLVPRMKRIQEEIPKSGDKFGSSLPDSSKRLKVLGEPTVLDKSHGEASDMASKFEWLDPSRIRDANRRRPGDPLYDKTSLFIPPDALKKMSASQRQYWDVKCQYMDVVIFFKVGKFYELYELDAEIGHKELDWKMTLSGVGKCRQVGISESGIDDAVQKLVVRGYKVGRIEQLETSDQVKARGAKAVIPRKLVQVVTPSTTTDGNIGPDAVHLLAIKEGNSGVDNGSVVYGFAFVDCSALKFWIGAISDDASCAALGALLMQVSPKEVVYENRGLSKEAQKALKKYSTGSALQLTPVQPVNDFMDASEVSKLIQLKGYFKGSSNSWNHGPDGVVHHDITLPALGTLIDHLSRLMLDDVLRNGDILPYQVYKGCLKMDGQTLINLEIFSNTADGGPSGTLYAYLDNCVTASGKRLLRKWICHPLKSVEAINNRLNVVEDLLAHPEMVPLIAQYLRKLPDLERLFGRVRATVQSSASLLLPLFGKKLLKQRVKVFGTLVKGLRFGLDLLTVLQNAGHIIELLLKLFKVPRLSGSDGLDQYLKQFEAAVDSDFPNYQNHDATDSDAEILSILVELFMEKATEWTDVIHAINCIDVLRSFVVTASFPSGAMSRPVLLPQSQNTTLNGENGSPTLNIKGLWHPFALGENGGQPVPNDVVLGENTDGYHPRTLLLTGPNMGGKSTLLRSTCLAVILAQLGCYVPCEICVLSLVDIIFTRLGATDRIMTGESTFLVECTETASVLQHATPDSLVILDELGRGTSTFDGYAIAYAVFRHLVEKINCRLLFATHYHPLTREFASHPHVSLQHMACAFRSKSKSPSKSDQELVFLYRLTSGACPESYGLQVAMMAGIPENVVEAASKAGQVMKKSVGESFRSSEQRSEFSTLHEEWLKTLLTVSQTGNYNDEDSLDVLFCLQQELKCSYRLAN